One Penicillium oxalicum strain HP7-1 chromosome III, whole genome shotgun sequence genomic region harbors:
- a CDS encoding Surfeit locus protein — MAQIRGTAGYNLGHQNPFGGPSSADATSDPSPLDAIREQTSKIEDWLDSLADPVKPYLPAIGRFLIVVTFIEDSLRILTQWSDQLVYLRDFGRFPWGITHMFLIINVIAMSVCSFLVIARKRTEYAVAGLLGVVITKVLDMLDEKDRKMYVQFAGRVLLIFLFIGFVFSGSWSFWRIVVSLFGLVACVMVIVGFKAKWSATILVVLLSVFNVLVNNFWTLHPHHPHKDFAKYDFFQILSIVGGLLLLVNMGPGQLSMDEKKKVY; from the exons ATGGCCCAAATCCGTGGCACCGCGGGCTACAACCTCGGCCACCAGAACCCGTTTGGCGGGCCCAGTAGCGCAGATGCCACCAGCGACCCCAGCCCGCTTGACGCGATTCGTGAGCAAACCAGCAAGATCGAAGACTGGCTGGACTCGCTGGCAGACCCCGTGAAGCC ATACCTCCCTGCGATCGGCCGGTTCCTGATCGTGGTTACTTTCATCGAGGACTCGCTACGAATTCTTACACAATGGAGCGACCAGCTCGTGTACCTGCGTGACTTCGGAAGA TTTCCGTGGGGAATCACGCACATGTTCTTGATCATCAACGTGATCGCCATGTCTGTCTGTTCTTTCCTGGTTATTGCTCGCAAGCGCACCGAATACGCCGTGGCTGGTCTCCTGGGTGTTGTCATCACCAAGGTCTTGGATATG CTTGATGAGAAGGACCGCAAGATGTATGTTCAGTTCGCTGGACGTGTTCTGctgattttccttttcattggCTTCGTCTTCTCTGGCTCGTGGAGCTTCTGGCGCATCGTGGTCAGTCTGTTTGGCCTTGTGGCCTGCGTGATGGTCATTGTTGGATTTAAGGCCAAGTGGAGCGCTACCATTCTCGTTGTGTTGCTGAGTGTGTTCAACGTTCTGGTCAACAACTTTTGGACG TTGCACCCCCACCACCCACACAAGGACTTCGCCAAGTACGACTTCTTCCAAATTCTGTCTATTGT TGGCGGCCTTCTCCTGTTGGTGAACATGGGCCCTGGCCAACTCAGCATggacgagaagaagaaggtctACTAG